GCTCACTCCCGGCAACCGCTACGTCAGCATTGCCGTGCGGTCATTGATCGCCCATCTGGAAGCGGGGCTACGCCGCGAGCTCAGGGGCGCCTAGCCTTGCGCGCCAGCTTGAGCAGCGTGTCGCCTTGAGCGCTCACGATGGGGTCTGAATGCGCCTTCAGCGCTTTCGCGGTGGCTTGGCCCACCAGGAGCTGCCGGCCGAGCAGCACCTGCAGACACGACTTGAGCGCATCCACCGCGCCGGCTCCGCTGGCCAGCTCTTCGGCTAGCGGGATCAGCTCCTCGGCCACTTGGAGCGGAGCGTACTTCGCGTCGCTCAGGTAGGACACGAGCTGCATACGGAACGACTGCATCTGGTCGAGAGGCGGTCGTAGCATCGCGCGAGCGATGTCGGTGTGCCCAGCCTCGGCGGCGACCAACACCCGCACCGCATTGATCAGCTCCGAGTCTTCTGCATCACTTCGCAGCAGATCCAGCGCTGCCGCCACCGCGGTCTCTTGGTCGAGCTGGCGGAGGAGGCGCAGCGCAGCCTCACTCATCCAGGGCGGGTCTTGGCGCCGGATCGCCAGCAGCAACGCTTTACCGTCGGGAAACGCCTGTTCAACGGGAACCGATTCCAAGAGCGAGATGGAGAAGTGCCCGCCCTGGGCGACCAACGCGCGAAGCACCACCTCGGGCTCGAAGCACTCAAAGGCAGCGACCACTCGCTGACGGATCGGCGCGACAGGAGTGAAGCTGCCGGACGGCGCGGCGACCGGCTCGTGTCGCGGGAACGACGCGACATACAGTTCGGAAGCCTGCTCGGAGAGCGGCAGATCCCGAAGCGCGCCAAGGGCATCGGCGTCCAAGCTCGCGCAGCTGCTCCCTCCGGCGTGCACGCGGATCTCATAGCCGTACTCCTCTCCGACCTGCACGACGTATAGCTCTCCCTCCGCTCCAACGCTCGATGCGACACGGAAGGCGGTGACCAGTTCGGTGACGAGCCAGCTGAAGCTCTGTTCCTTCAAGAAGCCTGACCAGCTGACGAGGCGCCCTCGGGTCTCGAGCAGCACCCTGGCGTCGCCGTGACTCGACTTGGGGTATGCCGCGATCCGCTTCAAGAGCTGCGCGACCGGCGCGCCGTCGCCGGAGCTGCCGTGTCCGAGATCGTCCGGCCAGTCGTCGAATGCTTCGGCATCCACGAGGAGCTTACGCCACGCGCTGACTCCACGGGCAGGGAAGCTCAGGCTTCCGAACACGAGGACGTGGGACTCCATGCACTCGTACTAGGCCAGCGCTTTCCTCCCGGCAATGGTCAGGGAAGCCCCGACGCGAGCCGCGGGCAAACGCCTCGTCGGGCAACGCGCGGCGTCGCCGGCCCGGGGTCCCACGCACGCAGCTGGTTTGGCGCCAAGACCGGGCTGAACCTGGGAATCCGACGCACTGCGCACGGCTTGCTGGCACGAAAGCTCACGCGCGAACATTGCGCATTTTGAAGGGATTGCAGGTTCCGCGGGAGTCCTGGACCCGCTGTTGGTCGAAACGAAACTGCAGTAAAGATTGGAGCCGTCATGTGGTGGCTCCAACGGATCGGCAGGCTCGGTGCGCCCGCCACAGCGGTCGTGCTGTGGTCCGTGGTCGCCAGCGCCGAGCCTGCGGATGGTCGCTACCACCCAGACCGCTTTACCCTGGTCGCGAAGAGCGAAAGCCACGTCGGACTTTTCCAACGGGCGCTGTTGCCTGGACCCCGCGGCACGTTGATCACCACGGAAACGGTCGTCCCCCTCGAGGAGTACGTGCTGCTCGACGCGCGCGGGCTCGATACGGGCTGGGACGAGGACAGCGTCGACATCGAGCTATCAGCGTACGGGCAAGTCGCCTTGGGGGCGCTAGAAGACGAACAGCGCCTGGACGGTGACATCCAGACGTTCTTCGTTCGCTATCGCAAGGGCCCCGCAGCGCTGCAGCTCGGTCGGCAAATCGCGGTCTCTCCCGCCGCGCGCTATGTGCGCTTCGACGGGGCGGCAGTGGACGCGGACCTGGGGCTTGGGCTCGACGTGAATGCGTATGGGGGCTTCACAGTGCTGCCCCGCTGGAATCGCACACCGGGCTATGCCTCGCTGGGCGGGCTTCCCGAAGCGCGGGTGGAAGATCCTCGCGTGCTGGAGACGGTGTCACGCAGCGGCTACTGGCTGGCCGGCACCCGGGTTGGCTACTCCCAGGAGTTCATCGGCGGTGGCCTGTCCTTTCACGAGCAGCGGGAAGACAGCGAACTCGCGCGTCGCAACTTGGGCTTGGACTTCCGCGCTGGACCTTGGAAGAGCGCCAGCTTGGGCAGCAACGCGCTCTTCGACACCGACGCCACGCGCTTCGCCGACGCGCGGGTGTGGATCGACGCCGAGCCGTGGGAACCGCTCGACTTGTCCATCGAATATCTCCACACGGAACCAGCCTTGTTGCTCTCGCGGCAGTCGGTGTTGTCAGTGTTCGGTGGCTCTGGGTATGAGGAGGTGAGCGGCAGCGCCGAGCTCGACGTCACTCCCGCGCTCAGCCTTGAAGGCCAAGCAGCCTTCGAGGTGTATGACGAAGGACACCCGGGCTCCCGGGGTGAGCTCGGTGCGCGCTTCCTCGCTGATCGGCTGAGCCACGTCGTGGTGCGCGTGAGCTACGCCCGCTTGATCGCCCCGGATAACGGCTACCAGAGCCTGCGCGGCGGGCTCTCCAGCAAGTTGATGCCTCGCCTCTCCGGCACCGCGGAGGTCTACGCCTACTTCTACGATGAGGCGATCCGCGGCTACCACGTCTCGACGGTGTATGCCGGCACCCTTGGCTACCAAGCGACGGACGCCCTCGACTTGCTTTGGGGTGGGTCCGTCGCGCGCTCGCCATACGCCGCTCTCGATGCGCAGACTCAGCTGCGGTTGCGCTACCTGTTCGACTCCACGCTGGAGGCGCGGCGATGACGACCAGCGGACCCACGCGTTCGAGCCAGAGCCTCACGTGGCTGTTCTGGGCTGCGCTGGTGTTCGCGGCAGTCTTTGCTGCGTGTAGCACGCCTCCCCCCCCGCCCCGCTTTCCGCACGAAAAGCACTTGGAGGAGCTGCCCTGTGGCGGCCCGGGTCAACGCGCGTGCTTGAACTGCAACACCTGTCACACCGTCTCGGAGACCCGCCGCGACGATAAGTTGCCGGAGCCGGTGCTCTGCGAGACCTGCCACCAAAAAGACGCCCAGACGGCGGTGCAGGCGCTCAAGGCGATCCCCGAGCGGCCATACGGAGAGATCCTCTTCAACCACGACCAGCACCTCGCGCTGCCGAAGCTGAACGGCCAGTGTGTGGGCTGCCACTCTGGCATCGTGGAAGGTGCCAAGCGCAACATCCCCGCGATGAGCGAGTGCTTCAAGTGCCACGAGCACCAAGCGGAGTGGGACCGCGGCGAGTGCGTGCCGTGTCACGCGAAGTCGGATCTCAAGCGCATCACGCCTCAGAGCTTCTTGCGCCACGACGCGAGCTTCCTCAAGCACCACGGCGTGGAGGCGGTGCAACAAAAGCAGCTCTGCCAGAGCTGTCACGCGAAGCAAGACTGCGAAGGCTGCCACGACGCCTCTCAAGACTTGAGCATCGAGCGGCGCCGGCCGGAGGCGCTTGGGTCACGCTTCGTGCATCGCGGGGACTTCATCAGTCGCCACGCCATCGAAGCGCAAGCCTCCCCGGCGAAGTGCCAGCGCTGCCACGAGCCCTCGACCTGTGACGCGTGTCACACGCGGCGCGGCGTCAGCGCCAACAGCCGTTCCTCGCGGAACCCGCATCCGCCGGAGTGGGTCGGCAACAGCGCCAGCATCAAGAGCCTGCATGGTAAGGCCGCGCGACGCGATCTCTTGAGCTGCGCGAGCTGCCACGAGCAAGGGCCTGCGACCAACTGCATCCGCTGCCACAAGGTCGGTGCCTACGGCGGCAATCCCCACCCCGGTGGCTGGCGTAGCAGCCGTGGCGAGACCACAGGAATGTGCGGGTACTGCCATGAGTGAGCGCCGCCAACGCCTGCTGTTGCTTGGCAGCCTGAGCGGCGCCTTGCTCCTCGGCTTGATGCCGAGCTGCCTGGAGCGCCATGAAGAGCGCGCCATCGACTCGGATGTCACGCGCTGTGCTTCTTGCCACGGGGATCCAACGCGTGGCGGCGACTACCTGCAGCGCTCAGCGCCCCCAATCAACCTGATCGGGACGACGGACGTCAGCTACCCCAGCGTTGGCGCGCATCAGTTTCACGTCTATGGCAGCGAGACCCATGGTCCCGTCGCCTGTAGCGAGTGCCACGTCGTCCCAGAGCGGGTCGACGACCCGGGTCACGCCGACTCCGAAGGTCCCGCCGAAATCAGCTTCGGCACACTGGCGAGCTCCGACGACCACAATCCAGCCTGGAGCCCGAAGACGCGGCGCTGCAGCGACAGCTACTGCCACGGCCCGAAGTCGCCCTCCTGGACGCAGCCAAAGCCCTCGGATGAAGCTTGCGGCACCTGTCACGGACTGCCCCCGGCGCCCCCTCACCCCCAATCCGAGCGCTGCTCCGCTTGTCATACGGGGATCGACGCTGACAACCATTTCCCCGAGGCAAGACTTCACGTCAACGGCGAGGTCGAGTACCTGCTCGGCAAGTGCAACGCCTGCCACGGCAACGCGGACTCTCCCGCTCCGCCGGTGGACACCCACGGCAACACGGATCCCACATCGCCTGGCGTGGGCGCGCACGCGGTGCACCTCGCAGGCGGCAACGTGAGCCGCCCCGTGGAGTGTCAGGAGTGCCATCAAGTGCCTGACACCTCGGATCTGACGCACCCCAACGGCCAGTCAGAGCTGGTTTTTTCGGGGGTGAGCCAAGCCAGCGCAGACGCTCCAAGCTACGACTCGGCGGCGCAGAGCTGCACGGTCTACTGCCACGCCCCGAGCGCCAGCGACCCCCACGCCTCTCCCAGCTGGACCGACGCCCAGGCGCTTGCCTGCACCAGCTGCCACGGCGCGCCGCCTCCAGCCCCACACCCGCAGATGACCGACTGCAACCGTTGCCACGCGGCAACAGTTGCAGCAGACAACGTGACCATCGTGGACCGCGCGCTTCACGTCAACGGCAAGGTGGAAGTCGACTTCGACGGCAGCTGCAACGCCTGCCACGGCAGCACCAACGACGCCCCTCCCTTCGATTTGAGCGGCAACACGGCGACCAGCTTCCCCGGAGTGGGCGCTCACCAAGTGCACCTCGCTGGCAGCAGCAGCTTCCGCGCCGTGGCCTGCAGCGACTGCCACCAGGTCCCAACCGAGGTCACGACTCCAGGACACACCGACTCCGCGCTGCCAGCGGAGGTGGTGTTCTCCGGCGTGGGCGCGGCGTTCGGCGCAACTCCGACGTACTCCGGCAGCAGCTGTCAGGGCACCCCCTGCCACGGCGGTCGCTTCCCAGACGGGCATCGCTCGGGTGGCACGCAAACCGAGCCCGTCTGGACGCAGGTCGACGGCAGCCAAGTGGTCTGCGGCAGCTGTCATAGCTTGCCGCCGCCTCCGCCGCACCCCTACCCGACGGACTGCAGCCAGTGTCACAAGAACATCTCGAGTGACAACCAGAGCTTCATCCGCGGGGATCTGCACGCGGACGGCGTCGTGACCTTCGAGCTACCCTAGTCGCCCCGAGCTGCCCGAGTCGCCCGTTCTGGACGCCCGCGCCTGCGCAAGGTCAGGGAGCGTGGAGCACTACTTGGTTGGGTTGAACAGGTGGCAGCTCGTGCAGGTCGGCGCGTCGGGGAAGTGATCTTCGCGCTTCTCGTGGCACTTCGTGCACGCCGCGCGGTCTAGCGCCTGCACCACAGCACCCGTCGAGGCGAGCATCTCACCGTGTCCAGTGTGGCAGTTGCTGCAGGTTTCATGTTGCTTCAGGCGATGCAGTCCGGGCAGCTGCTTCGGTTCGTGGCAGCTGGTGCAACCAGGCGGCGTGGTCACGCCGGATGGCCCATGGGGGCGGTGGCAGCTCGCGCAGTCGGCGCTGATCTTTCCGTGGGGCGTCTTCGCCGGCTCAGCGTGGCAGCTCGCGCAAGCCTTCGGGTTCTTGCCGCTGTGCGGCTCGTGGCAGTTGGCGCACGCCAGGTGACCCGCAGGTGCGGTGTTCTTCTCTTGGCGATGGCAATTGCCGCAAGTCTGCGGGACATCGCCACGTACCAGCTTGCCGCCGTGGGGCTCGTGGCAGCCCTGACACTCCTGATGTCCTTTCCGCACGGTTCCGCCCTGGGCTTCGTGGCAGCTCTTGCAATCGGCGCGCAGCGCCTTGGGCTGGTGGGGCAGCCCGCGATGGCAGCCTTGGCAGTTCTGGTGCCCCGCACCGGTGGCGCTCTTGGTTCCGCCGCTGGCGATGACAGACGCCAGCGTCACCTGTTGCGAGTGACAGCGCGTGCAGAGCGGCTTCTGGTCTAGCCCGGCCAGCACGAAGCGATGAGGCTGGTGGCAGCTCTTGCACTCCACGCGCTCGTGGAAGGCCTTGTCGCTCGCCGCCTTCTGGTGGCAGTCGCTACAGCTCCGCGCGAAGACCTGGGCGCTCTCTTTCGCTGGGTGCGGGTTGTGGCAGTTCACGCACTGGCCGACGCCAGCTTTCACGGGATGGTTCGGGTGTACGTCCTGATGACACTTGGCGCAGGCCTTTGCAGGGCTCTCCCGTACGGCGTGGGGCGAGTGGCAGGCGGTGCACTCTTGGTGCGCCTTGATGCGCTTGCCGCCGAGCAGATTCATTTCCGCATGGCATGAACGACAGGACGTCGCGTCTTGCTTTTCGAAGGCGTGGGGCTGGTGGCAGCCAACGCACGCGCGGTGTCCCCCCTCGAAGAGCGCCGTCGCGGGAACGATGGGTTCCTGCTTCTGATGACATCCGGCGCAGGTGTCGAGGGCGTCTTTGGCGCGGGCGTGCTGGTGCTGGTGGCAAGTAGTGCACACCTGAACGACGCCCTGAGTGCCGAGCCCATGGCTCACCGGAGCCTGGGTGAGCTCCTGATGACACTCGCTGCAGGGTGTGACGTTTACCTTCTGGTCACCGTGAGGTCGATGACAGCTGAGGCAAGGCGCCGAGCTGTGCACCTCCACCGCTGGCGTATCGCCCTGCGTTTCCGCGTGACAGCGAAAGCAGTCTTTGGGTCGGTACGAGCCGGCCTGGGTCAAGTCCGGCGGCGGCAGGTCCGGAGCCGACTCTCCGTTCGCTTCGGGCGCACCTTTCGAAGCCTCATGCAGGCGAAATACATGGCAGGTGGTGCAGTCCGCTTTGGCGGTGGCCCCGAAGCGTTCGTGCGCCTCGGCTTCGGCGTGCACGATCGTGGCTTGTTTCTCGTGGCAGGCGGCGCAGCGCTCGGGAGTGAAGCTCCCCATGCTGTCCTTGCCCATGGTGTGGCAGGCGGAGCACGCGATGTGTTGATCGACGACGTGGGTTTGATGGCCGGCTTGTGCTCGAGCCTGTTGCCACTGAGTCCCGATGTAGATCCCGTTTCCGAGCGGACCCGGCTCTGCTTCGTCGGAACAGCCGACGATCCACGCCACACACAGCGCGATCAGCAGCCACACGACGGGCAAGCCTCTCTTGGGGAGCGAACGGGCCAACGCGCCCATCATATAGCCTGAAGCGCGGGTCGCGCGCGCGATGGATCCGCGGAGGATCGACGGGTGGTGATCGACCACGGAAACACGCAACGCTTGCGCCGGCCCGCGAACACTGCGGGACTTCTCACCAACAACCCTCTAGCGAGACGCGCGTTGGCCCCCTATCCTGCCGGACGTGGCCCATTCGTCGCCGCTCACCGCGCTGACCCTGGTGTGCGCACTGATCGCGGCATCCATCTGCCTTCACTACCTGGTGAAGCGGCCGCCGCTGATCCTGGCGACCAAGCTCCAGCTCTTGCTTGGTCTCGGCGTTTTTCCCTCCTTGGCGGCAGTGACCTCCACCGTCACCGGGATGGAAGCCACGACCCATCGTGAGTTCTGCGGCTCGTGTCACGTGATGGGCGCGCACTACGCAAACGCAACGGATCCCAACGCTCAGTCGCTCGCGGCCCGGCACTCGCGTAACCCGTTCTTTGGCGATCGCAGCTGTTACGTCTGTCATGCCGACTACGGCATGTACGGCTACGCGATGACCAAGGCGGGCGGGATGCGCCACGTCTACGAGTACTACCTCGGCGGCTACAAGGACATGACCCTCGAGGAAGCAGAGAAAAAGATCCACCTGCGCAAGCCGTACGACAACACCAACTGTCGGCAGTGCCACACCACCACGGCGAGCGTGTGGCGCTCGGTTCCCGATCACGTCTCCCTGGCGAGTGAGCTCAAGACGAACCAGGTCAGCTGCACCAGCGCCGGCTGCCACGGCTACGCCCACCCGTTCACCAAAGCGTCGCAGGAAGGCAGCGGAGGGACGCAGACGGTCCCCTCCACGTCACTGAGCCCATCACCAGCGCCTTCAGGTGCGCCCTCTGCAGCAACTGCAAGCTCTGCAGCTGTCCCAGCTTCCAGCGCAGGAGGTGCGCCGTGAGCCGGGTTGGCCACTGGCTGGTCCACCAGTCCGTAACGCACCTGCTGCGGATGGCCTGCGTCGCGGCGCTGATCGCCCTGAGCCTGATGTCCTACTCGGTCATCTCGCTGAAACCTTTGCCGGTGATCTTCGCGATGAGCGTGGGCCACGGCATCGGGATCTTCGCCTTCCTGTGTTACCTGCTCGCGGTGATCCTCGACACCCGACGGAGCGCCCCGCGGACGAGCGCTGCCCCCTCTCCCCCAAAAAAGAAGCCGAGCGAAGCAGCACGGGCGGACGCTGCAGAGGACGAGGACAGCGAGGAAGCGCACGCAGACTCAGAGGACGAAGACGGCGACGAGGCCAACCGTCACTGAGCTGTTCCGCACG
This Polyangiaceae bacterium DNA region includes the following protein-coding sequences:
- a CDS encoding cytochrome c3 family protein — its product is MTTSGPTRSSQSLTWLFWAALVFAAVFAACSTPPPPPRFPHEKHLEELPCGGPGQRACLNCNTCHTVSETRRDDKLPEPVLCETCHQKDAQTAVQALKAIPERPYGEILFNHDQHLALPKLNGQCVGCHSGIVEGAKRNIPAMSECFKCHEHQAEWDRGECVPCHAKSDLKRITPQSFLRHDASFLKHHGVEAVQQKQLCQSCHAKQDCEGCHDASQDLSIERRRPEALGSRFVHRGDFISRHAIEAQASPAKCQRCHEPSTCDACHTRRGVSANSRSSRNPHPPEWVGNSASIKSLHGKAARRDLLSCASCHEQGPATNCIRCHKVGAYGGNPHPGGWRSSRGETTGMCGYCHE
- a CDS encoding NapC/NirT family cytochrome c, translating into MAHSSPLTALTLVCALIAASICLHYLVKRPPLILATKLQLLLGLGVFPSLAAVTSTVTGMEATTHREFCGSCHVMGAHYANATDPNAQSLAARHSRNPFFGDRSCYVCHADYGMYGYAMTKAGGMRHVYEYYLGGYKDMTLEEAEKKIHLRKPYDNTNCRQCHTTTASVWRSVPDHVSLASELKTNQVSCTSAGCHGYAHPFTKASQEGSGGTQTVPSTSLSPSPAPSGAPSAATASSAAVPASSAGGAP